One Leifsonia shinshuensis DNA window includes the following coding sequences:
- the lipB gene encoding lipoyl(octanoyl) transferase LipB, with the protein MTIFDLSGLGGQHIPYDDGLTTQRATHAAVAAGRTPDTVLLLEHASVFTAGKRTSPDERPTDGTPVIDVDRGGKITWHGPGQLVGYPILRLAEPIDVVGYVRWLEGVLIDVLVELGVPGERVEGRSGVWLPGHGTTADGRPADEKIAAIGIRVAEGVTMHGFALNCSNSLDPYDTIVACGIRDAGVTTISRVLGRTVTPQDVAPLIQAALDRALADPATSPVAAAHAAQPTAPTATEAAA; encoded by the coding sequence ATGACGATCTTCGATCTCTCCGGGCTCGGCGGGCAGCACATCCCGTACGACGACGGCCTCACCACGCAGCGTGCGACCCACGCCGCCGTGGCTGCGGGACGCACGCCCGACACCGTCCTCCTGCTCGAGCACGCCTCCGTCTTCACCGCGGGCAAGCGCACCTCCCCCGACGAACGCCCCACCGACGGCACTCCCGTGATCGACGTCGATCGCGGCGGCAAGATCACCTGGCACGGACCGGGACAGCTCGTCGGCTATCCGATCCTCCGGCTGGCCGAGCCGATCGATGTCGTCGGCTACGTCCGCTGGCTCGAAGGCGTCCTCATCGACGTGCTCGTGGAGCTCGGCGTGCCGGGTGAGCGCGTGGAGGGCCGCTCCGGCGTCTGGCTGCCCGGCCATGGCACGACGGCGGACGGACGCCCCGCAGACGAGAAGATCGCCGCCATCGGCATCCGCGTCGCCGAGGGCGTCACCATGCACGGCTTCGCCCTGAACTGCTCCAACAGTCTCGACCCCTACGACACGATCGTCGCGTGCGGCATCCGCGACGCCGGCGTGACCACCATCTCCCGCGTCCTCGGTCGCACCGTCACACCGCAGGACGTCGCTCCACTCATCCAGGCCGCGCTCGACCGCGCGTTGGCCGACCCCGCCACCAGTCCGGTCGCGGCTGCACACGCAGCACAGCCGACCGCCCCGACCGCGACGGAGGCCGCCGCATGA